In Syngnathus acus chromosome 21, fSynAcu1.2, whole genome shotgun sequence, one genomic interval encodes:
- the rnf17 gene encoding RING finger protein 17 — MQPVNLEKSAKAVDEALATAAEHLDMLEYLHQTLNAGLAEQVKTEQARLKMEISQAADRAMRTTQKWRNMQLSKLSGLDVHFTSTHAELCKVKARMDVLDNAVQKAKNVQSVPLLKHYSDLDKILETLQAPIDKESFNMKCITMGCGMSVMFKSKWGNQSVDLFLKMDTGKPNSLSVVPPRLQQQSSELAQQPPGQAHGQSLASSYGHHSHGRAKSPLRSTNQRISPSRSPASRCRSPPPTRGSICYNSKASSQVDAIHDIIVEDFTETQNQHVSAGAPPTGPELAKDKRRSRRRGSSHLSEQTKNVAQKVVVTHVVNPTHFYVRYAAKKRESDILSKEINTFCTLDASCFSTADNVQNGSILLAKGKEGLWCRTSVLSVFQNGHDSSVESCPVDQLGHIRIFFIDYGYTKSLAIERDVSNTVSSVNNHLRKINPELVRFAPQAVRCSLKGLVPYDLSKGWSKQAQRAFCEVVGSAVVEMSSFGQDRDSLLVDLSKDPVGPSNDVPISIRDYLVFIEVARYYYPVKPSRRPLKYYSAVVPKINVEHNAVVTHVNSPDDFYIQLQSDNMESLLLKAKLQECYNDKNAEESLLLYCPVIGQACVARFDENMWHRAEVIGNPGYRKVDVFYIDLGFMTTVLVSDLRKIKDEFFSLPALAIQCCLSDVLPLAGETWSDACVKRFTSLTHGKLFTIGVTVKSSKKTPLPVKLLESSPTDSPTNIAEVLIQEQLVCSKTGFKTNMVSDDALWDSPLELNGLRPLELNADAVVEFQPRLNLPGSLKDAKVRVSHINSPSSFYVQFVNDDSQLKRLNELLKKECELAKLQDVVWTSNMFCAARVNQIWERGLICSDVSSDDIAEVMRCDHGNKVKLHVSNLQPLPASLEGSFALECSLTDIKPAGGQPTWTATACDFMHCNLSGASGLITIQELTDERPVAVTLMCTNKTGEFVNVSDYLAYEGLALRERKPVELSVPPEKPNETDAHSCDANIQAETPTQAAPPLPAYISKLHFPRPAPRTIRAVEKVQTDLYKTPELPQLGHNHMTISAVSEDGLIYARTDTAECHLENLKKKIHQRMKTLPNQKLYTWKTVKGCSVIGPDMLWYRGQLLEVLGGHVKVQYVDYGLVENIPVVHVYPRLLCEDIPQLCVACQLHATNPIGRIWHQDAIELLNEMLLDRRVDVNVLMLPTDPRQPLTVEIFLDGLSLSTILCHHKHALFDQTTPPAPPLPPVPILDIWDIDTEGLLGPREVMLGPFTKPDLPEVGEHLNVHVRHLQTPNKVFLFCEDMAHETVDGETLQECMTRINADVLSLLPLTSFPLGGPCLAEYSDGNYYRAKILEIISAEPVRILIQHMDFGSNDTVPSNLLRQMPAELLRFPLQALKVHVAGFKAPNIQTEGQVLPYCPEWSVKATQAMIHLLHGDIIAEFKYDDASTEPSVLLYNQEGQAVFLPLLASGLAQLD; from the exons GCGAAACATGCAGCTGAGTAAGCTCAGTGGACTGGATGTTCACTTCACCAGCACACATGCCGAACTTTGCAAAGTCAAAGCGAGGATGGACGTTCTGGACAACGCCGTGCAGAAAGCCAAGAATGTCCAAAGCGTGCCCCTCCTGAAACATTACAGCGACTTGGACAAG ATTTTGGAGACTCTGCAGGCCCCCATAGACAAGGAGTCCTTCAACATGAAGTGCATCACCATGGGCTGTGGAATGAG TGTTATGTTCAAGTCCAAGTGGGGGAACCAGAGTGTGGACCTGTTTCTGAAGATGGACACAGGCAAGCCAAACAG CCTGTCTGTGGTGCCACCCCGCCTCCAGCAACAAAGCAGTGAGCTGGCCCAACAGCCTCCCGGGCAGGCTCATGGTCAGTCATTAGCCAGCAGCTACGGCCACCACAGCCACGGCAGAGCCAAGAGCCCGCTGAGGAGCACGAATCAGAGGATAAGCCCGAGCAGGAGCCCGGCTTCTCGCTGCCGCTCTCCGCCCCCGACTCGTGGCAGCATCTGCTACAACTCCAAGGCATCCTCTCAAGTTGACGCCATCCATGACATCATCGTTGAGGATTTCACAGAGACGCAGAATCAACATG TTTCTGCAGGTGCCCCTCCCACTGGTCCTGAATTGGCCAAAGATAAGCGAAGGTCACGCAGGAGAGGAAGCTCGCATTTGTCCGAGCAGACGAAAAATG TTGCTCAAAAGGTGGTTGTGACTCATGTGGTCAACCCCACTCACTTCTATGTGCGCTATGCGGCCAAGAAGCGAGAGAGTGACATCCTGTCCAAGGAGATCAACACCTTCTGCACACTGGACGCCAGTTGCTTCTCCACTGCCGACAACGTGCAAAACG GCTCCATACTCTTGGCAAAAGGAAAAGAGGGTCTCTGGTGCCGCACCAGCGTGCTGTCGGTCTTTCAAAACGGCCATGACAGCAGCGTGGAAAGCTGTCCAGTCGACCAACTCGGCCACATCCGCATCTTCTTTATTGACTACGGCTACACCAAGAGCTTGGCCATCGAGAG GGATGTCTCGAACACAGTGTCGTCGGTGAACAACCACCTGAGGAAGATAAACCCAGAGCTGGTTCGCTTTGCTCCTCAGGCCGTCCGATGTTCCCTCAAGGGCCTGGTCCCCTACGACCTG TCAAAGGGCTGGAGCAAGCAGGCTCAGAGGGCCTTCTGTGAAGTGGTTGGTTCCGCCGTGGTGGAAATGAGTTCCTTTGGTCAAGACAGAGACTCCTTGCTGGTAGACCTCAGCAAAGATCCCGTGGGACCATCCAACGACGTTCCCATCTCCATCCGGGACTATCTGGTGTTCATTGAAGTGGCCAG GTATTATTATCCGGTGAAGCCGAGCAGGAGGCCGTTGAAGTACTACTCGGCTGTCGTACCCAAAATCAACGTGGAGCACAACGCAGTGGTGACGCACGTCAACAGCCCTGATGACTTCTACATTCAGCTG CAGAGTGACAACATGGAGTCCTTGTTGCTAAAAGCCAAGCTTCAGGAGTGCTACAACGACAAGAATGCAGAAGAGAGCCTGCTGCTTTACTGTCCCGTCATCGGACAGGCCTGCGTTGCCCGCTTTGACGAAAACATGTGGCACAGAGCCGAGGTCATAG GTAATCCAGGGTACAGAAAGGTGGACGTGTTCTACATTGATTTAGGATTTATGACAACGGTGTTGGTCAGCGACTTGAGGAAGATAAAGGATGAGTTCTTCTCCCTGCCGGCATTG GCCATCCAGTGCTGCTTGTCGGATGTGCTTCCTCTGGCAGGAGAGACGTGGAGCGACGCCTGTGTGAAACGCTTCACCAGCCTGACTCATGGAAAATTATTCACCATTGGGGTTACAG TAAAATCGTCAAAGAAAACACCCCTACCGGTCAAGCTGCTTGAGAGCAGCCCAACTGACTCGCCCACCAACATAGCTGAAGTGCTAATTCAAGAGCAGTTGGTGTGCTCCAAAACTGG GTTTAAGACCAACATGGTCTCCGATGACGCCTTGTGGGACTCGCCGCTTGAGCTGAATGGTCTCAGGCCTTTGGAGCTAAACGCTGACGCAGTGGTGGAGTTCCAGCCTCGGCTCAACCTCCCCGGCAGCCTGAAGGACGCCAAAGTGCGAGTGAGCCACATCAACTCACCCAGCAGCTTCTACGTCCAGTTTGTCAACGACGACTCTCAACTTAAAAG GCTCAATGAGCTTCTGAAGAAGGAGTGTGAGCTCGCAAAGCTTCAGGACGTGGTGTGGACGTCAAACATGTTCTGTGCTGCTCGCGTCAACCAAATTTGGGAAAGAGGACTGATCTGCTCCGACGTCTCGTCCGATGACATAGCAGAG GTGATGCGCTGTGACCATGGCAACAAGGTGAAGCTGCACGTAAGCAACCTGCAGCCACTGCCGGCTTCATTGGAGGGTTCTTTTGCTCTGGAGTGCTCGTTGACGGACATCAa GCCAGCAGGGGGCCAACCCACCTGGACCGCCACTGCCTGTGATTTCATGCACTGCAACCTGTCAGGAGCCTCAGGTCTCATCACCATCCAG GAGCTGACGGATGAGCGTCCTGTAGCCGTCACATTGATGTGTACCAACAAGACTGGAGAGTTCGTCAATGTCTCCGACTATCTGGCCTACGAGGGTCTCGCCCTCAGGGAGAGGAAGCCCGT tgaGCTCTCTGTTCCTCCCGAAAAGCCAAATGAAACTGATGCTCATTCTTGTGACGCCAACATACAAGCCGAGACTCCTACACAGGCAGCTCCTCCGTTGCCGGCGTACATTTCAAAACTTCATTTCCCCAGACCCGCCCCCCGCACAATCAGGGCCGTTGAGAAG GTGCAAACAGATCTGTATAAAACACCAGAGCTTCCACAACTGGGCCACAACCACATGACCATTTCTGCCGTCAGTGAGGACGGACTCATCTATGCCAGAACTGACACTGCAG AATGTCATTTGGAGAATCTAAAGAAGAAGATCCATCAGAGAATGAAGACGCTGCCCAATCAGAAGCTGTACACCTGGAAGACTGTAAAGGGATGCTCTGTCATTGGACCCGACATGCTGTGGTACCGGGGCCAGCTGCTGGAGGTCTTGGGAGGACATGTCAAG GTCCAATACGTGGACTACGGCCTGGTGGAGAACATTCCGGTCGTCCACGTGTACCCCCGCCTACTGTGCGAAGACATACCGCAACTCTGCGTGGCCTGTCAGCTCCACGCCACCAACCCT ATCGGCAGGATTTGGCATCAGGATGCCATAGAACTTCTCAACGAGATGCTCTTGGATCGCCGTGTGGACGTCAACGTCTtg ATGCTGCCGACTGACCCCAGGCAACCACTCACGGTTGAAATCTTCTTGGATGGACTGAGCCTCAGCACCATCTTGTGCCACCACAAACACGCCCTGTTTGACCAGACCACACCACCG GCACCTCCTCTGCCTCCTGTGCCCATTTTGGACATCTGGGACATCGACACAGAG GGTCTGCTTGGCCCACGGGAAGTGATGTTGGGCCCCTTCACGAAGCCCGATTTGCCCGAGGTGGGTGAGCATTTGAACGTCCACGTGAGGCACCTGCAGACTCCCAACAAG GTCTTTCTGTTTTGCGAGGACATGGCCCACGAAACGGTGGACGGGGAAACACTGCAAGAGTGCATGACACGGATTAATGCTGATGTTCTCAGTCTTCTGCCGCTTACCAGCTTCCCTCTTG GCGGCCCATGCCTGGCGGAGTACAGCGACGGCAACTACTACCGAGCCAAGATACTGGAAATCATCAGCGCCGAACCAGTCCGGATCCTCATCCAACACATGGACTTTGGCTCCAACGACACCGTGCCCAGCAACTT GTTGCGGCAGATGCCGGCCGAGCTGCTGCGCTTCCCGTTGCAGGCGTTGAAGGTGCACGTGGCGGGCTTCAAGGCTCCCAACATACAAACGGAGGGCCAGGTGCTGCCCTACTGCCCGGAGTGGAGTGTCAAGGCCACACAGGCCATGATCCACCTGCTGCACGGAGACATCATAGCAGAGTTTAAG TATGATGACGCGTCCACTGAGCCGTCCGTGTTGCTGTACAACCAGGAGGGACAGGCAGTTTTCTTGCCTCTGCTGGCCAGCGGCTTGGCACAACTTGACTGA